The Flexivirga oryzae genome has a segment encoding these proteins:
- a CDS encoding metal ABC transporter permease, producing MFELLHYSFAQHALIAATLIALTCGLVAPFVVMRDMAFAVHGTAELSFTSAVAGLLIAGDAVRGALIGSLVIAAAFALLGRRQREGNTAIGVVLAFGLGLGVFLLSFYNGFASAATNILFGSLVTASTGDVLVLGALALVVLIVMVVIFRPLLFASVDSAVASARGVPVNALSLVFLVLLALTVTEAAQVVGTLLVLSLAITPAASARRWTADPLKFVAVSVAFALIAADGGFLLSLALSDTDIKASVLIAFVSFALYLVSVVAERVRPEPRRQVSGAAA from the coding sequence ATGTTCGAGCTGCTGCACTACTCGTTCGCGCAGCACGCCCTCATCGCGGCGACCCTGATCGCGCTGACCTGCGGCCTGGTCGCTCCGTTCGTGGTGATGCGCGACATGGCCTTCGCGGTGCACGGCACGGCCGAGCTGTCGTTCACCAGCGCGGTCGCCGGGCTGCTGATCGCCGGTGACGCGGTCCGAGGTGCGCTCATCGGGTCACTCGTCATCGCGGCGGCGTTCGCGCTGCTCGGACGACGGCAACGCGAGGGGAACACCGCGATCGGCGTCGTCCTCGCGTTCGGGCTGGGCCTCGGTGTCTTCCTGCTGAGCTTCTACAACGGCTTCGCGTCGGCGGCGACCAACATCCTCTTCGGCTCCCTGGTCACGGCATCGACCGGCGACGTCCTGGTGCTCGGCGCGCTCGCCCTGGTGGTCCTGATCGTGATGGTCGTGATCTTCCGGCCGCTGCTGTTCGCCTCCGTCGACTCCGCCGTCGCGAGCGCGCGCGGTGTCCCGGTCAACGCGCTCAGCCTGGTCTTCCTGGTGCTGCTGGCGCTCACGGTGACCGAGGCGGCCCAGGTGGTCGGCACCCTGCTGGTCCTCAGTCTGGCGATCACGCCGGCGGCCTCGGCGCGGCGCTGGACCGCGGACCCGTTGAAGTTCGTCGCGGTCTCCGTGGCGTTCGCACTGATCGCCGCGGACGGTGGTTTCCTGCTGAGCCTCGCGCTGAGCGACACCGACATCAAGGCGAGCGTGCTGATCGCCTTCGTCAGCTTCGCGCTCTACCTGGTGTCGGTCGTCGCCGAGCGGGTGCGACCCGAACCGCGCCGTCAGGTCTCGGGCGCCGCCGCGTAA
- a CDS encoding bile acid:sodium symporter family protein — MHPLAKLRIDGFIVAILATVVLASVFPASASFAPTLDHLVTAAIALLFFLYGARMHPQEAWRGLQHWRLHTLILAFTFVVFPVIGIGLRVLQPHLLSADLYTGVLYLTLVPSTVQSSIAFTSIARGNVAGAIVSASASNLLGVFLTPLLVIAMTSAGLIGGSGNISISGQQMVDICLQILAPFIVGQLARPLVGSFVEGHRARLKYVDRGSIVLVVYAAFSKGVRQHIWHAVDPGQILFLIALSIVLVIFMLWLTWHAAQRLGFDHADCIAVQFCGTKKSLASGLPMAAVLFAGHGVSIIVLPLMVFHQVQLMMCSWLASRYAAAPET; from the coding sequence ATGCATCCACTCGCGAAGCTCCGCATCGACGGCTTCATCGTGGCGATCCTCGCCACCGTCGTCCTCGCGAGCGTCTTCCCCGCGAGTGCGTCGTTCGCGCCCACACTCGACCACCTGGTCACCGCCGCGATCGCCCTGCTGTTCTTCCTGTACGGCGCCCGCATGCACCCGCAGGAGGCGTGGCGCGGCCTGCAGCACTGGCGGCTGCACACGCTGATCCTGGCGTTCACGTTCGTGGTGTTCCCGGTGATCGGGATCGGCCTGCGGGTGCTCCAGCCGCATCTGCTGTCCGCCGACCTCTACACCGGTGTGCTCTACCTGACCCTGGTGCCGTCGACCGTCCAGTCGTCGATCGCGTTCACCTCGATCGCGCGCGGCAACGTCGCCGGCGCGATCGTCAGCGCGTCGGCGTCGAACCTGCTCGGTGTGTTCCTGACGCCGCTGCTGGTGATCGCGATGACGAGCGCCGGGCTGATCGGCGGCAGCGGCAACATCTCCATCAGCGGGCAGCAGATGGTCGACATCTGCCTGCAGATCCTCGCCCCGTTCATCGTCGGCCAACTCGCCCGCCCGCTCGTCGGCTCCTTCGTCGAGGGGCACCGGGCGCGGCTGAAGTATGTCGACCGCGGCTCCATCGTGCTGGTCGTCTATGCGGCGTTCAGCAAGGGCGTGCGGCAGCACATCTGGCACGCGGTGGACCCGGGGCAGATCCTGTTCCTCATCGCGTTGTCGATCGTGCTGGTCATCTTCATGTTGTGGCTCACCTGGCACGCGGCGCAGCGGCTGGGCTTCGACCACGCGGACTGCATCGCGGTGCAGTTCTGCGGCACGAAGAAGAGCCTGGCGAGCGGACTACCCATGGCAGCAGTGCTTTTCGCCGGTCACGGGGTCAGCATCATCGTGTTGCCGCTGATGGTCTTCCATCAGGTGCAGTTGATGATGTGTTCCTGGCTGGCGTCCCGTTACGCGGCGGCGCCCGAGACCTGA